Proteins from a single region of Mucilaginibacter daejeonensis:
- a CDS encoding RagB/SusD family nutrient uptake outer membrane protein → MKKNINYIPFFFIPVILILTGCKKEFFNRPPESALTLDNFYQNTDQVRSSTNALYNSPWFHWNNQASWAITELYGGNARTYSSDVVNFGKFAVTGDNIVLADGWRSLFTVVAQSNALINNLKNKVPASVPANVVNNALGEAHLMRALAYFYLVRVWGNVPIIENSLDYVDNFQVNTNPVSDVYKFIVNDLKFAEANCTAMVRSGSSQAQGHVSSGSATALLAKVYLYMGDHANAKICAEKVINSGEFKLYGSDVQGKSYNDLFKTANNNNEESVIAIQWLGGGSYGHGNSLQSSFAYNSSITGTGDGYAVIGPSIDLQQAYEPGDQRVAATIMLAGAKYPELDQANGGYTVPSDVNAQDTRAAIKKYVVGTPADNGGLGAQFSAGNNTYLMRYSDVLLIEAEAVLAGRTTTSDPAALTPFNKVRLRAGLNALPAITQADILHERRVEFAIEGDYWFDLYRMDGWNGILNNQHPKAIAVISGQERGIYSADKPPVTYSQKYTPTNANFVFPYPATEVAQNSKLTQAPIPYVFN, encoded by the coding sequence ATGAAAAAAAACATCAACTATATACCGTTCTTTTTCATCCCGGTGATACTGATATTGACCGGATGCAAAAAGGAATTCTTTAACCGGCCGCCAGAGAGCGCACTTACGCTGGATAACTTTTACCAGAATACCGATCAGGTACGGTCGAGTACCAATGCCTTGTACAATTCACCTTGGTTTCATTGGAATAACCAAGCCAGCTGGGCCATTACCGAACTCTATGGTGGGAACGCCAGGACCTACTCAAGTGATGTGGTCAATTTCGGCAAATTCGCAGTAACAGGCGATAACATCGTCTTGGCCGACGGATGGCGCTCGTTATTCACGGTAGTTGCTCAATCAAATGCCCTGATCAACAACCTTAAAAATAAAGTGCCGGCATCGGTACCTGCCAATGTGGTGAACAATGCCCTTGGCGAAGCGCACCTCATGCGCGCCCTGGCCTACTTTTATTTGGTTCGGGTTTGGGGAAATGTACCCATCATTGAAAATAGCCTGGATTATGTTGACAATTTCCAGGTCAATACCAACCCGGTAAGTGACGTGTACAAGTTCATTGTTAACGACCTCAAATTTGCCGAAGCTAATTGCACGGCAATGGTTCGCAGTGGTTCTTCGCAGGCGCAGGGGCATGTATCCAGCGGGTCGGCAACGGCGCTGCTTGCTAAGGTGTACCTTTACATGGGGGATCATGCTAACGCAAAAATTTGTGCCGAAAAAGTGATCAACAGCGGCGAATTCAAACTCTATGGAAGCGACGTACAAGGCAAATCATACAATGATCTGTTCAAAACGGCCAATAACAACAACGAGGAGTCGGTGATCGCTATACAGTGGTTAGGTGGCGGTAGCTACGGACACGGTAATTCACTACAGTCATCTTTTGCATACAATTCATCGATCACCGGTACGGGCGATGGCTACGCGGTGATCGGCCCATCGATCGACCTTCAGCAGGCCTATGAGCCCGGCGATCAGCGGGTGGCTGCGACCATTATGCTGGCTGGTGCCAAATATCCTGAATTGGATCAGGCTAATGGCGGTTACACCGTGCCAAGCGATGTTAATGCGCAGGACACCCGTGCGGCGATCAAAAAATATGTAGTAGGTACACCCGCCGATAATGGCGGCTTAGGTGCTCAGTTCTCAGCAGGTAACAACACCTACCTGATGCGTTACTCTGATGTGCTACTTATCGAGGCAGAAGCAGTTTTGGCCGGTAGAACGACCACATCAGACCCTGCCGCGCTTACACCATTCAATAAAGTAAGATTACGCGCCGGTTTGAACGCCTTGCCTGCGATCACCCAAGCCGACATCCTGCATGAACGCCGGGTAGAATTTGCGATAGAGGGCGATTACTGGTTCGACCTTTACCGCATGGACGGCTGGAATGGTATATTGAACAACCAACACCCTAAAGCCATTGCCGTGATCAGTGGTCAAGAGCGCGGTATATATAGTGCCGATAAACCGCCGGTCACTTATTCACAAAAGTATACGCCCACCAACGCCAACTTTGTATTCCCGTATCCGGCCACCGAAGTGGCTCAGAACAGTAAACTTACGCAGGCCCCAATACCCTATGTTTTTAATTAA
- a CDS encoding IPT/TIG domain-containing protein has translation MKKHSLIQTIKILILVFLVTSLITSCKKDNDNGSSGAPVITRVRTVSKDSTFKNITTRITLDSSTIADKVKQVAFDSTVTSGRLNGLYAIMGENLGSTTQVLFNGVSAYFNPALVTENSIIITIPTNAPWGSGQPNKLTVVTRNGQFNFDFVIQQPAASITSFTPVAGGAGETVTITGTNFNGVTAVTFDNTPATIIGTPSATQIQVRVPNGIVQAFIYVTTPGGTTRSVGSFGFRYLVYDDALAKGWWVGGWNGGDKPNFSNTSPVKRGTNSIAVTYLGGYAGFQIGNGGGTISLSDKSAVKLSIYGGPGTDGRLVRVMVMGPDKDGKQAITDNEGVVVTLKAGQWTDLTIPLSSFGTRPVILEQLRIQELSGISSPETIYIDDIGFI, from the coding sequence ATGAAAAAGCATTCCCTCATTCAGACAATAAAAATACTCATTTTGGTGTTCCTGGTAACATCATTGATCACGTCATGCAAGAAAGATAATGACAACGGCAGTTCAGGTGCGCCAGTGATCACACGGGTGAGAACCGTTAGTAAAGATTCTACTTTTAAGAACATCACCACCCGTATCACGCTTGACTCCAGTACTATCGCCGACAAAGTAAAACAAGTGGCATTCGACTCTACTGTGACCAGCGGCCGTTTGAATGGCTTATACGCTATCATGGGAGAGAATCTGGGTTCTACTACCCAAGTGTTATTTAATGGCGTTTCTGCATACTTCAACCCTGCACTGGTGACCGAGAACAGTATTATCATCACCATACCCACTAATGCACCTTGGGGAAGCGGTCAGCCTAATAAATTGACGGTAGTTACACGAAATGGCCAGTTCAATTTTGACTTTGTTATACAGCAACCTGCAGCGTCGATCACCAGTTTCACACCAGTAGCTGGTGGTGCGGGAGAAACAGTGACCATCACCGGTACGAATTTCAATGGCGTGACCGCAGTGACGTTCGATAACACACCTGCGACCATCATTGGTACACCTAGCGCCACACAGATACAGGTGCGCGTGCCCAATGGTATCGTTCAGGCATTTATTTACGTGACCACGCCTGGTGGCACTACCAGGTCTGTTGGCTCTTTCGGGTTCCGATATTTAGTGTACGACGACGCACTGGCCAAAGGCTGGTGGGTAGGTGGATGGAACGGCGGTGATAAACCCAACTTCAGTAATACGTCGCCAGTAAAAAGAGGTACCAATTCCATAGCTGTTACCTATCTGGGTGGATACGCAGGGTTCCAGATCGGTAATGGCGGCGGCACCATTAGCCTGAGCGATAAATCGGCTGTTAAATTATCTATATATGGCGGTCCGGGTACTGATGGCAGGCTGGTCAGGGTCATGGTAATGGGACCTGATAAAGATGGCAAACAGGCCATTACTGATAATGAAGGAGTGGTAGTGACCCTCAAAGCCGGTCAATGGACGGATCTCACTATTCCATTATCAAGTTTTGGAACACGGCCGGTGATCTTGGAGCAGTTGCGTATACAAGAGCTTAGCGGTATCTCATCGCCCGAAACTATTTACATCGATGATATCGGCTTTATATAG
- a CDS encoding GH1 family beta-glucosidase, which translates to MSDPSKKISNFNRRKFIQAGISVAGLSALSALPSQAEPLHDEPLKVQEPDNSRMFPKGFLWGTATASYQVEGAVNEDGRGKTIWDTFSHQPGKVKNNETGDVACDMYHRYKDDVKLMKEMNAQTFRFSIAWSRIFPDGVGKPNPKGLDYYDRLTDELLANGITPFATLYHWDLPQHLQDKYKGWLSRETAYAFGEYAGYIARKLGDRVKHFFTMNEIRTFVELGYGNGQFAPGLKLEAKGLHNVRHHAALAHGLGVQAIRSHGKFQVGLAENLDIPVPIIDTREHILASQIAMREENAGYLSVIMDGKYTDHYLQKAGANAPDIVAGDLNIISSPLDLLGLNIYMPSSYVEAASNTLGYQLIPFASSHPRSTSEWHRMGPESLYWGPKNVYEIWKTKSIYITENGYSSADEITANGKIYDTDRISFMRSYLTQLQRATAEQVPVKGYFYWSMMDNFEWASGYGTRFGLYYIDYKTLKRHPKESVEYFKTLAVKNQVV; encoded by the coding sequence ATGTCTGATCCATCAAAAAAAATATCAAATTTTAACCGTCGTAAATTCATTCAAGCGGGCATATCTGTTGCCGGCCTATCGGCACTATCCGCTTTGCCTTCACAAGCCGAACCGTTACACGACGAGCCTTTGAAGGTCCAGGAGCCAGATAACAGCAGAATGTTTCCCAAGGGCTTCCTTTGGGGAACAGCCACGGCGTCTTACCAAGTAGAAGGAGCCGTTAACGAAGATGGACGTGGGAAAACCATTTGGGACACATTCTCACATCAACCTGGAAAGGTAAAAAATAACGAGACAGGCGACGTAGCTTGCGATATGTACCATCGCTACAAAGACGATGTTAAACTCATGAAAGAGATGAATGCCCAAACATTTCGTTTCTCTATAGCTTGGTCTCGTATTTTTCCAGATGGTGTAGGTAAACCCAATCCAAAGGGGCTTGACTATTATGACCGGCTAACGGATGAGTTACTGGCCAATGGCATCACTCCGTTTGCAACGCTTTATCATTGGGATCTGCCTCAGCATTTGCAAGACAAATATAAAGGATGGCTATCCCGTGAAACAGCATATGCCTTCGGTGAATATGCAGGTTATATAGCCCGCAAGCTTGGCGATCGCGTCAAGCATTTTTTCACCATGAACGAGATCCGAACATTTGTAGAGTTAGGATATGGTAACGGGCAATTTGCACCAGGACTTAAGTTAGAAGCCAAAGGCTTGCATAATGTACGCCACCATGCTGCGCTTGCCCACGGCTTGGGCGTACAGGCCATCAGATCGCATGGAAAATTCCAGGTAGGCCTTGCTGAGAACCTGGATATACCTGTACCCATTATAGATACGCGCGAGCACATCCTTGCATCACAGATAGCAATGCGAGAAGAAAATGCAGGCTACCTGAGCGTGATCATGGACGGTAAATACACTGATCACTATCTTCAAAAAGCCGGCGCAAATGCTCCTGACATCGTTGCTGGTGATCTAAACATCATAAGCAGCCCGCTTGATCTGCTGGGACTAAACATTTACATGCCGTCCAGCTATGTAGAGGCTGCTAGTAACACCTTGGGGTATCAATTGATACCGTTTGCCAGTTCACACCCCCGCAGTACATCTGAATGGCACCGAATGGGGCCTGAATCTCTTTATTGGGGACCTAAGAATGTGTACGAGATATGGAAGACCAAAAGTATTTACATTACAGAGAATGGCTATAGCAGCGCAGATGAGATCACAGCAAATGGAAAGATCTATGATACCGACCGGATCTCATTTATGCGTAGTTACTTAACGCAGCTTCAAAGAGCTACCGCAGAACAAGTGCCTGTCAAAGGCTATTTCTACTGGAGCATGATGGATAATTTTGAATGGGCCAGCGGTTATGGCACCCGTTTTGGGCTTTATTATATAGATTATAAGACCTTGAAACGCCATCCCAAGGAAAGCGTCGAGTATTTTAAAACTTTAGCAGTGAAAAACCAAGTGGTGTAG